The following are from one region of the Paenalkalicoccus suaedae genome:
- the phnC gene encoding phosphonate ABC transporter ATP-binding protein, whose product MMGQTTMSAVTDRPEEVSDAVLQLKDVEMTFPDGTQALRGISLTIKKGELVSIIGPSGAGKSTFMRSLNRLNTPTAGSIVFEGQDVMRARGKELREIRRRIGMVFQHFNLIKRSQTYHNVLHGRLGYMPTLKGSFGRFSKEDTEKAFEVLRRVGLEEHMFKRADELSGGQQQRVGIARAIIQEPSLLLADEPIASLDPSSSENVMNYLKQVCEEDGLTSIVNLHQVDFAKKFAHRIIGIKAGEVVFDGAPRELTDGIIDYLYYKK is encoded by the coding sequence ATGATGGGTCAAACGACTATGTCAGCTGTTACGGATCGACCAGAGGAAGTGTCTGATGCGGTTTTACAACTAAAAGATGTAGAGATGACGTTCCCGGACGGCACGCAGGCGCTTAGGGGCATTTCGCTTACGATCAAAAAGGGGGAGCTTGTGTCTATTATCGGTCCTAGTGGGGCTGGAAAGAGTACGTTTATGCGTTCGTTAAATCGGTTAAATACGCCGACTGCTGGGTCTATTGTGTTTGAGGGGCAGGATGTGATGCGTGCTCGCGGTAAGGAACTTCGCGAGATTCGTCGCCGAATTGGGATGGTGTTCCAGCATTTCAACTTAATTAAGCGGTCGCAGACGTATCATAATGTGTTGCACGGGCGTTTAGGCTATATGCCGACGTTGAAGGGTAGCTTTGGTCGTTTTTCGAAGGAGGATACGGAGAAGGCATTTGAGGTGCTTCGTCGTGTTGGTCTAGAGGAGCATATGTTCAAACGTGCAGATGAGCTTTCAGGTGGTCAGCAACAGCGCGTTGGGATTGCTCGCGCTATTATTCAGGAGCCTTCTTTACTGCTCGCGGATGAGCCAATCGCAAGTCTTGATCCTTCTTCGTCTGAAAATGTGATGAACTACTTAAAACAAGTGTGTGAGGAAGACGGGCTGACGTCTATTGTTAACCTTCACCAAGTGGATTTTGCGAAAAAGTTTGCTCACCGTATTATCGGAATTAAAGCGGGTGAGGTCGTATTTGATGGGGCTCCGAGAGAGCTTACGGATGGCATTATTGACTACCTATACTATAAAAAATAA